One part of the Pandoraea faecigallinarum genome encodes these proteins:
- a CDS encoding ABC transporter substrate-binding protein, with product MLAQPGRRTAMKTAIAGAAAVAFPFVWTPSRAATKRIVVRDDGGIYTKAYDAVYYKPFAKATGIEVVGVQANAEPTAQIKSMVEAGSYTWDMAKISQPAILLLTSGGKEYLERHGLESDPTIARIPKQYMSPFGVGTNVYSTVLAYRTDAFKGRKAPSSWADLWNVKDFPGRRSIRKYPFDTIEEALLADGVAPGSVYPCDFDRAFRSLDKIAKQVAVWWTTGAQVEQMLGSGEVDMVATWASRAQSAQANGVPVEIVWNQNIWGCDNWSILKGTPNAAACREFIKFASDPKRQAELVKYFPAGMTQPEAFNYVKPEIARHCPTFPENMKSGVHINAQFWQQNQSVALERFNRWILT from the coding sequence ATCGCCGGGGCGGCCGCCGTCGCCTTCCCGTTCGTGTGGACGCCCTCGCGCGCCGCGACCAAGCGCATCGTAGTGCGCGACGACGGCGGTATCTACACGAAGGCGTACGACGCCGTGTACTACAAGCCGTTCGCCAAGGCGACGGGTATCGAAGTGGTCGGCGTGCAGGCCAACGCCGAGCCGACCGCCCAGATCAAGAGCATGGTCGAAGCCGGCAGCTACACGTGGGACATGGCCAAGATCAGCCAGCCCGCCATTTTGCTGCTGACTTCGGGCGGCAAGGAATATCTGGAGCGTCACGGTCTCGAGTCGGATCCGACCATCGCCAGGATCCCGAAGCAATACATGTCGCCGTTCGGCGTGGGCACCAACGTCTACTCGACCGTGCTTGCCTATCGCACCGATGCGTTCAAGGGCCGCAAGGCGCCGTCGTCCTGGGCTGATCTGTGGAATGTGAAGGACTTCCCGGGCCGTCGCTCGATTCGCAAGTATCCGTTCGACACCATCGAAGAAGCGTTGCTGGCCGACGGCGTTGCTCCGGGTTCGGTCTATCCGTGCGACTTCGACCGCGCTTTCAGGAGCCTCGACAAGATCGCCAAGCAAGTCGCCGTGTGGTGGACGACCGGTGCGCAGGTCGAGCAGATGCTGGGCTCGGGCGAAGTGGACATGGTCGCCACGTGGGCCTCGCGTGCGCAGTCGGCGCAAGCCAACGGTGTGCCGGTCGAGATCGTGTGGAACCAGAATATCTGGGGCTGCGATAACTGGTCGATTCTGAAGGGCACACCGAACGCCGCCGCGTGCCGCGAGTTCATCAAGTTCGCGAGCGACCCGAAGCGTCAGGCGGAACTGGTCAAGTACTTCCCGGCCGGTATGACGCAACCGGAAGCGTTCAACTACGTGAAGCCGGAAATCGCCAGGCACTGCCCGACGTTCCCGGAAAACATGAAGAGCGGTGTGCACATCAACGCGCAGTTCTGGCAGCAGAATCAGAGCGTTGCGCTCGAACGCTTCAACCGCTGGATCCTGACCTGA
- a CDS encoding ABC transporter ATP-binding protein has protein sequence MTVANLQVSGLSKRYGDFVALAPTDLDVAQGEFLTLLGPSGSGKTTLLSLIAGLSQPDAGAIRINGTDVTYGAPYERDIGMVFQNYALFPHMTVAENIAFPLQMRRIDAQAARKMVMNALEMVHLPHVAQRYPRELSGGQQQRIALARCMVYRPSIILMDEPLGALDKKLRDHMQLEIKRIHRELGTTIVYVTHDQEEAMTMSDRICLMNAGEIAQLGTPDDLYFRPKSVFVADFLGESNLLDATVLERTGDRVRVAMPGVDAANGALAMVYDAQVERGRPVKLMLRPQNLHVHDGPNTPGGVATISAKLTDIMVTGGMTKLYLQSPVTGARDSDAGKSLVAAFPTHRQGNRYEIGQTLGLAWHADDAVAIAG, from the coding sequence ATGACCGTTGCCAATCTTCAAGTCTCGGGCCTGTCCAAACGCTACGGCGATTTTGTGGCGCTGGCGCCGACCGACCTCGATGTCGCTCAGGGCGAATTCCTGACCTTGCTCGGCCCCAGCGGCTCGGGCAAGACCACGTTGCTCTCGCTCATCGCCGGCCTGTCGCAGCCCGATGCGGGTGCGATCCGCATCAACGGGACCGATGTCACGTACGGCGCGCCGTACGAGCGCGATATCGGGATGGTGTTTCAGAACTACGCGCTGTTCCCCCACATGACGGTCGCGGAGAACATCGCTTTCCCGTTGCAGATGCGTCGCATCGACGCACAGGCCGCTCGCAAGATGGTCATGAACGCGCTGGAAATGGTGCATCTGCCGCATGTGGCGCAGCGCTATCCGCGCGAACTCTCGGGTGGTCAGCAGCAGCGCATCGCGCTTGCGCGCTGCATGGTCTACCGGCCGTCGATCATTCTGATGGACGAGCCGCTGGGCGCGCTCGACAAGAAGCTGCGCGATCACATGCAGCTCGAGATCAAGCGCATTCACCGCGAACTCGGCACGACCATCGTGTACGTGACGCACGATCAGGAAGAGGCGATGACGATGTCCGATCGCATTTGCCTGATGAACGCGGGGGAGATCGCGCAACTGGGCACGCCGGACGACCTGTACTTCCGTCCGAAAAGCGTGTTCGTGGCCGACTTCCTCGGCGAGTCCAACCTGCTCGACGCCACCGTGCTCGAGCGCACGGGCGACCGGGTGCGTGTGGCGATGCCGGGCGTGGACGCGGCCAACGGTGCGCTTGCGATGGTCTACGACGCGCAGGTCGAGCGTGGCCGTCCCGTCAAGCTGATGCTGCGTCCGCAAAACCTGCATGTCCATGACGGGCCGAATACGCCCGGCGGCGTGGCGACGATCTCCGCCAAACTGACCGACATCATGGTCACGGGCGGCATGACGAAGCTGTATCTGCAATCGCCGGTGACCGGCGCCAGGGACTCCGACGCGGGCAAGTCACTCGTGGCGGCCTTCCCGACACATCGTCAGGGCAACCGTTACGAAATCGGTCAGACGCTGGGCCTTGCCTGGCATGCCGACGACGCCGTGGCGATTGCGGGGTAA